One genomic region from Capra hircus breed San Clemente chromosome 18, ASM170441v1, whole genome shotgun sequence encodes:
- the HCST gene encoding hematopoietic cell signal transducer isoform X1 — MVLPGNILFLLLLPVATAQMTPGSCSGCGPLSLPLLAGLVAADAVVSLLIVVVVFVCARLRSRPTQEDDKIYINMPGRG, encoded by the exons aTGGTCCTGCCAGGCAACATCCTGttcctgcttttgctcccag tggctacagcTCAGATGACCCCAG GTTCCTGTTCCGGATGTGGGCCCCTCTCTCTGCCACTCCTGGCAGGCCTTGTGGCTGCGGATGCTGTTGTGTCACTGCtaattgtggtggtggtgtttgtgtgtgctcGCCTACGCAGCAGGCCCACCCAAG aagaTGACAAAATCTACATCAACATGCCTGGCAGGGGTTGA
- the HCST gene encoding hematopoietic cell signal transducer isoform X2, with protein sequence MVLPGNILFLLLLPVATAQMTPGSCSGCGPLSLPLLAGLVAADAVVSLLIVVVVFVCARLRSRPTQDDKIYINMPGRG encoded by the exons aTGGTCCTGCCAGGCAACATCCTGttcctgcttttgctcccag tggctacagcTCAGATGACCCCAG GTTCCTGTTCCGGATGTGGGCCCCTCTCTCTGCCACTCCTGGCAGGCCTTGTGGCTGCGGATGCTGTTGTGTCACTGCtaattgtggtggtggtgtttgtgtgtgctcGCCTACGCAGCAGGCCCACCCAAG aTGACAAAATCTACATCAACATGCCTGGCAGGGGTTGA